The sequence below is a genomic window from Zavarzinia compransoris.
CGATCATCCGCTCTGGGTCGAGGATGCGGATTTCGACCTCGATTTCCACATGCGCCATATCGCCGTGCCGCCGCCGGGCACCGAGGCGGCCCTGATGGAACTGGTGGCGCGGCTGCATTCCCGGCCGCTCGACCGTTCCCGGCCCTTGTGGGAATTCTATGTCGTCGAGGGGCTGAGCGGTGGCCGGGTCGCGGTCTATACCAAGATCCACCATTGCTGCATCGACGGCGTGGCAGGCACGGAACTGATGGTCTCGCTGCTCGACTTCGGGCCCGAACCGCGCGAGACGCCGCCGCCCGACCGGCCCTGGGTGCCCGACCGCGCGCCCAACGAGATCGAAGTGCTGGCCCGCGCCGCCGTTCACGGCGTGGTCCAGCCGGTCGCCATGCTGCGCCGCCTGCCCAAGGTGCTCGGCACCGTGCTGAATGTCGGCCGCCGGGCGCTGGAACCGGGGGCGAAACTGCCGCCGGCCCCCTTCCAGGCGCCGCGCACCCCGTTCAACCGGGCCCTGACCCCGCACCGGCGCTTCGCCATCCGCACCCTGGCCCTGGGCGAGGTGAAGGCGGTGAAGAACCTGCTGGGCTGCACGGTGAACGATGTCGTGCTGGCGGTGTGCTCGGGGGCGCTGCGCCGGTTCCTGGCCGGGCGGGACGAATTGCCCGACCGGCCGCTGATCGCCATGTGTCCCATTTCCGTGCGCAGCGAGGCGGAGAAGGGCGAGATGAACAACCGCGTCTCCGCCATGCTGGTCTCGCTCGCCACCGATGTCGAGGATGTGATCGAGCGGGTGGCGACGATCAAGGATTCGACCCGCGACGCCAAGGAAAGCTACAAGGCCCTGCCGGCCGACATGCTGCGCGACTGGTCGCTGTTCGCCGCCCCCCTGGTGGCGGCGCGGGCGGCCCGGCTCTATTCCCGCTACAAGATCGCCGACCTGCACCGGCCGGTGTTCAACGTGGTGATTTCCAACGTGCCGGGGCCGGGTTTCCCGCTCTATCTGGCCGGGGCCCGGCTGGAACATATCTTCCCGGTCTCGATCCCGGCGGACGGGGTCGGCATCAACATCACCGTGCAGTCCTATATCGACCACATCGAATTCGGCGTGATCGGCGACCGCGAGATCCTGCCCGACATCGAGGATTTCGCCGATCTCCTGGCGCTCGCGCTCGGCGAGCTGAAGCAGGCGGCGACGACGCGGGCGGACGAGGCGGCGGAAATCGCGGCCCGCGTCGCCGCCCGCCCGGCCAAGGCGCTCGGCGCCGGCCGGATCAGGGCGACGGTCGAGGAAATTGTGAGCAGGGCGCGGCGCGCCGGGCCCTGAGCCCAGGGTGCCGCGACGTAACCGAACGCGAACTTGAGCCGGGCCCCCGGCTCGGCCATTCTGTGCCCCGACAACAAGAACACGCACAAGGGAGAGCGGGGCCATGGACCTGCGTTTCAGCGACAAGGACGAAGCCTTCCGCGCCGAGGTGCGGGCATTCCTGGCCACCCGCCTGACCGACGACCTGCGCGCCGCCGGCCGGGCCGCGACCAGCGCCTTTTCGGAAAAGGACTGGAATATCGGCTGGCTGAAGGTCCTGCACGCCCGGGGCTGGGCGGCGCCGCATTGGCCGGTCGAATACGGCGGCACCGGCTGGTCGGTCACCCAGCGCTATATCTTCGATACCGAATGCGCGCTGGCCCAGACCCCGCACCTCAGCCCCATGGGGCTCAAGATGGTGTCTTCGGTGATCATGGCCTATGGCCGCCAGGACCAGAAGGATTTCTACCTGCCGCGCATCCTGTCGGGCGACGACTACTGGTGCCAGGGCTATTCCGAGCCGGGCTCGGGCTCCGACCTCGCCTCGCTGAAATGCCGGGCGGTCAGCGACGGCGACGATTACGTCATCGACGGCACCAAGATCTGGACCACCCAGGCGCAATTCGCCAACCGCATGTTCGCCCTGGTGCGCACCGACAATACCCGCAAGCCGCAGGAAGGGATCACCTTCCTCCTGCTCGACATGGATACGCCGGGGATCACCATCCAGCCGATCATCACCATCGCCGGTGACCACGAGGTAAACCAGGTCTTCTTCGACGGCGTGCGCGTGCCGAAGGCCAACCGCCTGGGCGAGGAGGGCGACGGCTGGACCGTGGCCAAATATCTGCTGGCGCATGAGCGCGGCAATACCTGGGGCGCCGGCATCACGGTTTCCCTGCGGCGGGTCCGGCGCATCGCGGCCGAGACCGGCGTCCTGGACGAGCACGGTTTCCGCCACCGCCTGGTCGAGGCCGAGATCGCCCTCGAAGCCCTGACCATGACCGAGCACCGGGTGATGGCGGCCATCAGCCGGGGTGCCCTGATGATGGCCGAATCGTCGATGCTGAAGACGCAAGGGACGGAATTGATGCAGCGGGTGAACGAACTGGGGCTCGAAGCGCTCGACCACGCGGTCATGCCCTACGAGCACCGCTGGACGCGGCCGGGCGCCAACGACACGCCCTTCGGCCCGGGCGAGGCGCCGATCCTGATCGCGCAGTACCTGAACAACCGCGCCATGTCGATCTATGCCGGCACCAACGAGGTCCAGCGCAACATCATGGCGAAACTCGCCCTCGGCCTATAGTGCTATTGGCACCGCCCCGTTCCCCGCGTTCCATGGATCGGCCATGACAGAAGCACCAAGAGCCCTGCCGCGGGCCTATACGCCGGCAAAG
It includes:
- a CDS encoding WS/DGAT/MGAT family O-acyltransferase, translated to MERLSGLDASFLYLETPTNHMHVGGLLILEPPADAGAGFFEKVKALVAGRLHLARAYRRRLQFVPLDIDHPLWVEDADFDLDFHMRHIAVPPPGTEAALMELVARLHSRPLDRSRPLWEFYVVEGLSGGRVAVYTKIHHCCIDGVAGTELMVSLLDFGPEPRETPPPDRPWVPDRAPNEIEVLARAAVHGVVQPVAMLRRLPKVLGTVLNVGRRALEPGAKLPPAPFQAPRTPFNRALTPHRRFAIRTLALGEVKAVKNLLGCTVNDVVLAVCSGALRRFLAGRDELPDRPLIAMCPISVRSEAEKGEMNNRVSAMLVSLATDVEDVIERVATIKDSTRDAKESYKALPADMLRDWSLFAAPLVAARAARLYSRYKIADLHRPVFNVVISNVPGPGFPLYLAGARLEHIFPVSIPADGVGINITVQSYIDHIEFGVIGDREILPDIEDFADLLALALGELKQAATTRADEAAEIAARVAARPAKALGAGRIRATVEEIVSRARRAGP
- a CDS encoding acyl-CoA dehydrogenase family protein, with the protein product MDLRFSDKDEAFRAEVRAFLATRLTDDLRAAGRAATSAFSEKDWNIGWLKVLHARGWAAPHWPVEYGGTGWSVTQRYIFDTECALAQTPHLSPMGLKMVSSVIMAYGRQDQKDFYLPRILSGDDYWCQGYSEPGSGSDLASLKCRAVSDGDDYVIDGTKIWTTQAQFANRMFALVRTDNTRKPQEGITFLLLDMDTPGITIQPIITIAGDHEVNQVFFDGVRVPKANRLGEEGDGWTVAKYLLAHERGNTWGAGITVSLRRVRRIAAETGVLDEHGFRHRLVEAEIALEALTMTEHRVMAAISRGALMMAESSMLKTQGTELMQRVNELGLEALDHAVMPYEHRWTRPGANDTPFGPGEAPILIAQYLNNRAMSIYAGTNEVQRNIMAKLALGL